In Tissierellales bacterium, the genomic window AATAATAAGCGCAGGATAATCCAGAAGGACCACCGCCTACAATAGCAATTTTCTTTCCGTAATCATGCCTTTTTTCAGGTATATAGCGTCTATCAGCATTTAAATCTTGTTCTGCAATGAACTTTTTAATATCATCAATAGCTACTGGCTCATCTACATTGCCTCTAGTACATGCAGATTCACACTTTCTAGGGCAAATACGTCCACATACTGCTGGGAAAGGATTTTGTTTTTTAATTAGTTCTAATGCCTCAGTATACTTACCCTGGGAGGCTAATTTAATATAGCCTTGGACAGGTATATGGGCTGGACATTCAGTTATACATGGACTTGTTCCAGAATCCAATACATTTTCTCTATTAGTTCTATAATCAGGATTCCATTTATCTGGTCCCCATTCAGTATTAGATGGAAAATCAATCCTCTCTTCTACAACTTGTGTTTCTTCACATAACTTTTGTCCTAATTTTAAAGCATTAACAGGACAAACTTGAACACATTCGCCACAGGCTACACATTTATCCGGATCTACTTGAGACGTATAATTGGATCTGACCATATCATTATTTAAAAACATTGTAGCAGTTCTTAAAGAAAAGCAACTACAACTGCAACAATTACAAATAGCATGAGTTTTTCCCGGTCCATCTGTATTTGGGATTTGATGCATTAAACCATTTTCTTCAGCTTTTCTTATAATTTCAAAAGCTTCTTCTTTAGTAATTTCTCTACCCCTACCTGTTCTTATATAGTATTCAGCAGCATGGTCTAATTGAATACACATATCTTCCTTCAAATGTCCACAGCCTTCTCCCATAATTTCTCTTGCTGTACGACAAGAACAGTCGGAAACTGAAAATATTTCAGCTTCATTTAGATATTTAGATATTTCTTCATAGGATGCGCTTCTAGTTTCACCATCAATAGCCATTTCAATAGGAATAACACGCATAAGGCCTTTTCCCACAGGAAATACTCCCGCTGTTTGAGGTCCTCTTACTCTTCCATAGGCTTCAAAAGATTCTGCAATTTGTGGATATTTTCTAACGTTTTCTTTATGGTTAACCATCATCTCCATAACGCCAGGTATCCAGGTTTCAAGCCAGTATTTATCTACACCATCTTTTTTACCTACAAAACAAGCGCCTGTCATAGCTAAATCCCATAATAGTTTTTCTGTTTCTTCTACAGGTTTTCCAGACAACTGTGCCACTTCTTTTGCAGATTTAGGATTTCGAAATTCCAAAAATAGTCCCATTTCTGCCATTTCATTTGTAACAACTGGTTCTAAAATCATATATTCAGGATCTGTGTATTTATATGATGATTTTGAACCATGTTTTTTATTACCAATACGATTAGCTAGCTGTAAAACTTTATCTTTTTTCATAAATTATCCCTCCAATAGAATTAAACTTTGTATTATGCCTTCCAGTCCTTGATTTCAGAGCGTAGCCAATTTGCCCATTCATCAATACCCTCTCCTGTTTTTGCAGAAATAGGGATTATTTTAATATCTGGATTTAATTTTCTTGCTCTTTCTTTAACAGCTTCTAAATCAAAATCAAAATAATCTATTGTATCAATTTTATTAATTAATAAAACATCTACTTTTGAAAACATTAAAGGATATTTTAAAGGTTTGTCATCTCCTTCTGGTACACTTAAAATCATGGCATTTTTAGATGCCCCAGTATCAAATTCTGCTGGGCAGACTAAGTTGCCTACATTCTCTAAAATAGCAAAATCAATATTTTCTATTCCTAGTCCATCAATTCCTTGTGCTGTCATATCAGCATCTAAATGGCACATTCCTCCTGTGTGTAATTGAATAACTTTTGTACCAGTTTCAGCAACGGTACTGGCATCAACATCTGAGTCTATATCTGCCTCTAAAACTCCTATGTTCATCTCATCTTTTAGAGCTTCAATAGTTTTTAAAACTGTAGTTGTCTTACCTGAACCAGGGGAGGACATTAAGTTTAATAAAAAAGTTTTATTCTCTTTTAACTTATTTCTTAAAAGCTCTGCTTGACGATTATTGTCTTCAAAAACGCTTTCCTTAATTTCTAATACCTTAAAGGTTTTCATTATATACATCCACCTTTCTATAAACTTTCATTATTTTTTATAATAGTATAATAATCCTTTTTACTTTGTTATCATTTTATCACTTTAATTGTACCTAAAATCAAAACACTAATCAAAAAAACTTAAGTATTGAAATTTCAACGTTTAAGCACATTCACTTTAATGAGTAGTTAACACTGTAGTTTTAAGAACTTCCTATATTTAGCATTGATAGTTAGGGTTTTAACAAATTTGTTTGTAAACATATCTTGGATGTAAAAAATAATGGTATTGACTAAAATCCATCCTCTAAATCGATTTCGATATATCCACCAAATTTTTCAGCCATTATATCATACAAGGGCTCACCTAACATAAAGGTATAAATTTCATCTGTCTTTTCTATAACATTTATATCTTTAAATTCTTCAGGATATAATACTTTTCCTAGGAAATATATATTAGCTATAGCTGTTTCAATATTTTTATGATACGAAGTACATGGTAGTTGGGCATAAACCTGTCCATTTTTAACAGCAGTTAATTCCTTATAATATTCTGGATTTTTCTTATAATCTTCTTTTACAAGGGCTAGTCCATTTTCATCGATTACAAGTATATCTGGGTCCCATTTAACAAGCTGCTCTTTATCAATC contains:
- a CDS encoding FAD-dependent oxidoreductase codes for the protein MKKDKVLQLANRIGNKKHGSKSSYKYTDPEYMILEPVVTNEMAEMGLFLEFRNPKSAKEVAQLSGKPVEETEKLLWDLAMTGACFVGKKDGVDKYWLETWIPGVMEMMVNHKENVRKYPQIAESFEAYGRVRGPQTAGVFPVGKGLMRVIPIEMAIDGETRSASYEEISKYLNEAEIFSVSDCSCRTAREIMGEGCGHLKEDMCIQLDHAAEYYIRTGRGREITKEEAFEIIRKAEENGLMHQIPNTDGPGKTHAICNCCSCSCFSLRTATMFLNNDMVRSNYTSQVDPDKCVACGECVQVCPVNALKLGQKLCEETQVVEERIDFPSNTEWGPDKWNPDYRTNRENVLDSGTSPCITECPAHIPVQGYIKLASQGKYTEALELIKKQNPFPAVCGRICPRKCESACTRGNVDEPVAIDDIKKFIAEQDLNADRRYIPEKRHDYGKKIAIVGGGPSGLSCAYYLAIDGYKVTVFEKQEALGGMLALGIPSYRLEKDVINAEIDILKKLGVEFKTGVEVGKDITLNELRKQGYEAFYLAIGAQSGRKLGVEGEEAEGVISGVDFLLDVNLGNNVNMEGDVVVIGGGNVAIDVARTATRAGASTVEMFCLESREEMPALDEEINEAMSEDIGINNSWGPKRVLTENGRVVGIEFKKCISVFDETGRFNPKFDENNIKTIKADKILLSIGQAIDWGNILEGSKVELNRNNTIKVDPKTLQTGEPDIFAGGDAATGPKFAIDAIALGKEGAISIHRYVQPGQDLILGRDRREFKAFDKESIDLAGFDRLPRQRIPHVDGAKAKTSFEDLRATLTEEQVQKETDRCLSCGATVVDEYLCIGCGQCTTKCKFDAISLVRNYDEENVAFQDLKPVIVKNVVKRKGRMITHSIKKTFSGSNKK
- the hypB gene encoding hydrogenase nickel incorporation protein HypB, which translates into the protein MKTFKVLEIKESVFEDNNRQAELLRNKLKENKTFLLNLMSSPGSGKTTTVLKTIEALKDEMNIGVLEADIDSDVDASTVAETGTKVIQLHTGGMCHLDADMTAQGIDGLGIENIDFAILENVGNLVCPAEFDTGASKNAMILSVPEGDDKPLKYPLMFSKVDVLLINKIDTIDYFDFDLEAVKERARKLNPDIKIIPISAKTGEGIDEWANWLRSEIKDWKA